A genomic segment from Zonotrichia albicollis isolate bZonAlb1 chromosome 19, bZonAlb1.hap1, whole genome shotgun sequence encodes:
- the LOC141731201 gene encoding TBC1 domain family member 24-like, giving the protein MLQLGLSVPRCPGGAAAACPMAEPGTGEEPGTGPEALGSPPVTIVVTSEADTWDIDTSPGRGCGPFVDWAQMPEAQGPARIPRDVLGRPAKELKRLAREGCWAGSHAGRARLYPRLIQRVSCRLVTPDALVYRDVAGRLFGQRSVSSHPLPEFLEGCPVPTYCLSPRGVTALRKILICVGALFPDITHSPLLPALAALLLHYSEDEARCFESLSRLIASNAPHAAYIDQSFLAHQASCMTFGDLASKHCPAAHKLIAAAADNVLEVYSEWLSWLFPGLPLAYAVRVLDVFLLEGQKVLYRIGLALLKQFRLSAAPAGPQGSDVKAELQAFVRNIAQHVSVDKLLERAFGIRLFSRKEIWLLHMANRKALVERGITVVQRRPSFHLAVDMQKFSSSTVTAQEMRLVWSWLPERFSLFPPLLLFSTSQDGCSLQRFYTCCEGYEPTVLLIKTTEGEVCGAFLSSDWAERKKSGATSGFFGTGECFVFTVRPEAERYEWVLIQRPELAKAVPRSRQRSPSPAPESLLGSSRDSSSPQHLAVPSAQGRGRLSPFLATRHFLLPSKTASMFMSGSRDGIVIGGGGGQALSLDASLLRGHTERCETFDNPPLCRENFQVQLLEVWGFQSA; this is encoded by the exons atgctgcagctggggctcagcGTGCCCCGCTGCCCCGGGGGCGCGGCCGCCGCCTGCCCCATGGCCGAGCCGGGCACGGGCGAGGAGCCGGGCACGGGGCCGG AGGCGCTGGGCTCGCCCCCGGTCACCATCGTGGTCACGTCCGAGGCCGACACGTGGGACATCGACACCTccccgggccggggctgcgggcccTTCGTGGACTGGgcccagatgccggaggcgcagggcccggcgcggATCCCGCGGGACGTGCTGGGCCGGCCCGCGAAAGAGCTGAAGCGGCTGGCGAGGGAAGGCTGCTGGGCCGGGAGCCACGCGGGCCGGGCCCGGCTCTACCCCCGGCTCATCCAGCGCGTCTCCTGCCGCCTCGTCACCCCCGACGCGCTCGTGTACCGGGACGTGGCCGGCCGGCTCTTCGGGCAGCGCAGCGTGAGCTCGCACCCCCTGCCCGAGTTCCTGgagggctgccccgtgcccacCTACTGCCTCAGCCCGCGCGGGGTCACGGCCCTGAGGAAGATCCTCATCTGCGTGGGCGCCCTGTTCCCCGACATCACGCACAGCCCGCTGCTGCCGGCGCTGGcggcgctgctgctgcactACAGCGAGGACGAGGCCCGGTGCTTCGAGAGCCTCTCGCGCCTCATCGCCAGCAACGCTCCCCACGCCGCCTACATCGACCAGTCCTTCCTGGCGCACCAGGCCTCCTGCATGACCTTCGGGGACCTGGCCAGCAAGCACTGCCCCGCGGCCCACAAGCTCATCGCCGCCGCTGCCGACAACGTGCTCGAGGTCTACTCGGAGTGGCTGTCGTGGCTCTTCCCCGGGCTGCCCTTGGCCTACGCCGTGCGCGTGCTGGACGTGTTCCTGCTGGAGGGCCAGAAGGTGCTGTACCGCATCGGCCTGGCCCTGCTCAAGCAGTTCCGGCTCTCGGCGGCCCCGGCCGGGCCGCAGGGCTCCGACGTCAAGGCCGAGCTTCAGGCCTTCGTCAGGAACATCGCCCAGCACGTCAGCGTGGACAAACTCCTGGAGAGAGCCTTCGGCATCCGCCTCTTCTCCCGCAAGGAGATCTGGCTGCTGCACATGGCCAACAGGAAGGCCTTGGTGGAGAGGGGCATCACCGTGGTGCAGAGGAG GCCATCCTTCCACCTGGCCGTGGACATGCAGAAGTTCAGCTCCAGCACGGTCACGGCACAGGAGATGCGCCTCGTCTGGTCCTGGCTGCCCGAGCGCTTCTCGCTCTTCCCCCCGCTGCTGCTCTTCTCCACCTCCCAGGAcggctgcagcctgcagag GTTCTACACGTGCTGTGAAGGCTACGAACCCACGGTGCTGCTCATCAAAACCACCGAGGGGGAG GTGTGTGGGGCCTTTCTCTCCTCCGACTGGGCCGAAAGGAAGAAGAGCGGAGCCACCTCGGGCTTTTTTGGGACAGGGGAGTGCTTTGTGTTCACT GTGCGCCCCGAGGCAGAGAGGTACGAGTGGGTGCTCATCCAGAGGCCGGAGCTGGCCAAGGCCGTGCCGCGCTCCCGGCAGCGCTCGCCTTCCCCCGCTCCCGAGTCCCTGCTCGGCTCCTCCCGGGACAGCTCCAGCCCCCAGCACCTGGCCGTGCCCTCGGCGCAGGGCAGAGGCCGCCTGTCCCCGTTCCTGGCCACCAGGCACTTCCTGCTGCCCTCCAAAACGGCCTCCATGTTCATGTCCGGCTCCCGGGACGGCATCGTTATCG GCGGAGGGGGAGGCCAAGCGCTGTCCCTGGACGCCAGCCTGCTGCGGGGACACACGGAGCGCTGCGAGACCTTCGACAACCCCCCGCTCTGCCGGGAGAACTTCcaggtgcagctcctggaggTGTGGGGCTTCCAGAGCGCCTAg